DNA from Musa acuminata AAA Group cultivar baxijiao chromosome BXJ1-5, Cavendish_Baxijiao_AAA, whole genome shotgun sequence:
TCCCAACAAAATATCATTCGAAAGTAAAGTGATGCAAATATACTTGGAAGCGATAACTaagtggaagaggaatcgatgggcaaattttacgAAGGATCCCAAAAGCTTTAAAGtctgtgaggcgatgctcgttaaagcttcagcagacatccacccagttcaaccagcatgagacatttgagagattgACGCATAACAAtaaaggtcttttccttcatctgaaggatccacaGGAATCAATAAGGATTAGCACAACTCAGTCGACCTCAtaccaaagtcagagtcattggcgagttgaagcagcatgacgaaTCAAAGTTTCACTACGCAACAATAGCGgcgaagagcagttgggagccaaaagGCACGTTGcagttggagcaaaagattgaagactcagtaaaggaGAGGAAATGCAACGTTTGTAAAGGCTTTGacaaggacatcgaaggaataagtatgGGAAAATACCACGGACAAAGTTATAAATGGGgtatttaatgtaatgctcatgtacgtCCGCgcctttcggttttgttcatgctttgtatagcatgtagagggttGGTCGTAGGCTTGGTAGCCAAATTTTGGTTGGCTTTAGTGATCGTTTTATGCTTGTAAACGAAGGTTGTATCATTTGGGCACTCGTGGGGATTTCGGTCTGTAAGGGACTATCTTGGACCCTTTGTTATGCGACTGTTCAGAGTTTGTGAAGTCtacatttgtaatttgcattggttataaagtgtttgttgaaatggttgcttgtggatcttgagtgaaacactttctctaacctgttttctcttttgtaggtcctaagggatgaTAGGAGATTTCGGAGAGGTTGATCTTTGTGGATGGACACATAAGGGTATCGTATGACTTATGCAAAACCAGCTAATTCCGTGATATCATGTCATATCATTGGTTTACCACCCAAGGATAGTTGATAATATGCCACCTTTgttgatataatatttataaaaattaatttattttaacaaaAAGTATTATTTTAAGGTTTTTTACTAGGGCTACTATCAGGTACAACTTATAGTATCTAGTTGCCTCCACCTTGGTAGATTTAAATGTTATTATTTCATCAGTCCAAAGATTTAATCTATGGTAAGAGAACTCTACTAAGAAACTaacttgaaaaaatatatataataagtatGTAATACTCAATCATATATAAGTATCAACATCACACAATGATGCATCTTTATACAACACcaaattttgatttatgatttttgatacatgacgTATTAACCTTTTAATCATATTGAATCTCATAACATAAGTAATATAAACATTCATCGCATATCAAATAAGACAATTAATATtttaagtgcaagatttatcatattCAAACAAATCACTGAATATATGCTTGGTAAAAATTTGATACCAAAATAACATTATGTCTTTTGAGACTAAGTCAACTTGCCATTTTTATACATCATATGAAATTAATAATTAATCACATTGGATGttatgacacatgaaatatagacattcattattttcatatattGGAAGATTTTGTAAATTAGAGTTAACtaactatatatataatatttctcaAGAATTATTTATTAGATCATCGACATTATTACCTATACTCATATATAAGAGCCTACTTTTCTTATCAACTCATGGTGCATTTTCTTGATCAGTTTTATGATGTTCTCTTTAATTCCATTAGTTATGAATGTCATAAATTGAACAAGATGCATTTTGATATAAATTTAATTGTGAGGTCTAAGTGTATACATTTATGTTATCCAGGTTTAGTGGGCTCTAATAGAACCCTGTTGCCTTAAGCATAGTAATGATTTATTTGTCCAGGAGAATTGATTCTCTTTTTCCCcttcttttaattattatttattttttatcgtTTATGATTATTATCCCTCTCTCCCTTCCTTTTGTAGATCAATCCCCCTCGTGATTTCTTAAGTATATCTACTATGCAATTCAAGATTACCCAACTCAAAGCAAGTACATTATCTAGAATCTCAATCTTCACAGGTTCATGGATGATAAACTAAATTGATGCATATAGTGAAAGAGACCAATAAAAGGACAACAGAACTTTGTGAAAGAGACAAGAAGGATCCCtacattataatattatattgttctatggaagataaaaaaaataagaatttaaaCCCCTAACTTTATCTTGTAAGTGATGACCTAACATCGTCTTCTTCTCTCTTCATAGCCATGCTCTCTACCACCAACAGGGAGGTGGGGGTGGATGTAAATTTAGAGGGAGGGGTGCTAACCGTAACCCTAGATTCCACTCATTTAATCCTTTGTGCCTGTACAACAAGAGGGTGAGTCATGGCATAATGATAAGGTTGATCTCGGGGACAAGGGTTTGGATCATGGAAATAGCCTCCCTGCTTACAAGGGTAAAATGCTTCCACTAGCCTTATGCTCGTAGATCAAGAACATTCCATATCCAAACCAAAGCCCCTGAACTCAAATCCTAGCTTTACTAGGATTTCCAAAATGGGCTTAGACTTGTTTTGATTTGGTATTATTTGGGTCTTCCCTAACATATACTACTTGTACTTCACATTTGGATCTTTTGCTTAGCTTATGATAACATTGTTAGTTGATTTTATTTTTAAAGCTTGATAATATACTGGTTAGTGATTATGTGTGCTTATATATTTGATGTTATCTCTAGGTTTCAACATATTTGAATTTGGTTTACCTAGCATGTAATTGTTGTAAGTATTCTGTACCTTTGGAAAATATGCCATAGATGGTGATTATTATCATGCTCATTAACAGTAAACCACTAAAAACAGGTAAATTTTTTCAGATTGTTGCCCTCTTATATACTTGTGCCAATCAGATGTGTTTAGCTTTCCTGGCATGTTTCCTTGTGCTCGACTCTTTTGATCATTGGATTATTTATCTTTCCTGATGGAAAATCATGAATTTGCAGGTATGTTGCACCAGAGTATGCAATGACAGGACATCTACTTGTTAAGAGTGATGTATACAGCTATGGGGTTGTGTTGCTGGAGCTTTTATCTGGTCGGAAGCCTGTCTACATGTCTGAGTCCGAGGGGCCAGAGAACCTTGTAACGTGGGCACGCTCTCTCCTGGCTAGCAGGGAAGGAGTGGGGAAACTGATGGATCCATCATTGCATGGAAAATGTGACCTAGATGATGTGGCCAGAGTTGCAGCCATAGCTTCAATGTGTGTTCATGCCGAGCCATCTCAAAGGCCATTCATGGGAGAAGTTGTACAGGCCCTGAAGTTGATATACAACGACATGGAGGAGACTTGTGAAGGTTCATACAGCCAGAAAGAGTCATCAACTGGTATGGATGATGACTACAGAGGAGATTTTGGAGCCGAGAGTAGCTGGTGGAGGAACGGGGTTTCCCCATTGTCATACAGGCATGGCTCTCCCTTCATAACCATGGACTATAGTTCAGATCCAATGGACGAACTGCAGAGGCCCCATTCAACATCTCAGTTGGCTTCTAGGACTGAAGCAAGGTACAACAGGTCTGGTCCTTTAAGGACGAAGAAGAAAATATCTGATAGATTGAGAGGAAGCATAAGTGAACATGAGCACCATTCACGGCATCTGGGTATGAAAGATCATTACGGCTCAAGTTTGTGAACGGTGATTCTGTTTctcacttttttttcttctttttattgtatAGCTTTGTCATATAGTTTTTTGTGCTTTGGGCATCCCATGAGCTTCTGATTTTGGATGACAGTGATTCATTTCTTGTGAATTCCATGTGTTTTGGATTATGTTGTGGCTGTCGCCAAAGTTAGCTGGTAATGTTTTGTTAGTTTCTAACCTACTGTTGGGTTTTCGTGTTTGTTAGTTGTTTCCTTTGTCAAATTGAATAATTGGTGGCTGGCAGCTAAAATTATTGTTAGACTTGCTCAAGCAATAGCTCCTTTTTTGGTGGTGTTATTATCTATTCCCTAAGATTCAATTGATACATTTACAAGTGTCAGAGGTTTCGGGTGTGTTTAGTTGCAGAAGGagttcatcaaaataaattttctctgaaaattttcttttgattgtTCGTTGCTTGTTTGATGTGAAATCCTAAGATCTTATttccaggaaaaaaaaaagtcttcaaaCATCTTATTTCTTATTTTAGCCTAATTTTCAGAGAAGACTGTTTTTAATATCCCCAAGAGTTGGACTAAAGCAATCCTTCAAGATAGGGTCTGTAGCAGTCTTTTTCCTATCAACATCTTCTTATTATGTTTGGATTAAATTTGGTCCCAAACATAGTTAAATTAGTACGATAGCATTTTAGGCAACATTAACTTGTTCGGAGTCCTAAATTTCTCCACAATTGGATTGCTTCCAAATTGTGATGGAAAATAGAAAGATTAATAATTAATAGTTATTACAGGCAATGATCAGATTGAGCAACTGATAAATCGACATATCCTTTTTTTACTAAAACTTGCAATGATCAGAGTTTCTACATCCTATCTGGAATGAGATTCCAGAAGTAAAGAggctctttttctctttttgtcgGATATGTTGTGAACAATATGTCCGAACACGACATCATTTGGCTTTCACTAATCTTCTCGTTTAACCTCAAGAGTGCAGAGGATCAGCTCAGTACGTTTGATAAGAAGTAGATTCTTTCGGATTTTATGTGGTTCTGATGCAAGATTTGGATCGACTACTTATCTTAGTTCACGGCATTTTCCTCTCAAAGTCGGTGTTCCAGAGTCGGAgttgcttctttcttcttcccgATTCGTTTCGTTGCTCAGAATTCTTAGGCTCTGCCTCAGAATGTCGATCTCTCGATCTCTCTTGCGTGCCTCCTCCTCCATTTTATCCACGCGTGATCGCAGTCTTTCCACTGTCTCCTCTTTGGCTTTCGCCTCCCTCTCCAGCGGCTCGATCATGCCTTCTTCAGCTCCCAAGTAGAACCTCTCCCCTGGAACAGCGGTCGGTGTTAAGCAACAGCTGGGGTAGAACCTCTCCCCTGGAACAGCGGTCGTTCATGCTGTCGTCGGTGCACGTAAATTATTGTGTGTACTAACTACCCACGTCGAGTCCTTCGGATGAGGTCGTCAAGCTCGGTCTTGATGGCCAGGTAGAGCTGCTTCCACTTCTCCACGGCTTCCTCTCGCCGCGCTCGCTCCTCCTTGAGGTGCTCGACCAGGCAATCCGTGCCCAAGCGGAGCCACTCCTTGGCCCCCCTGCTTCCTCTCGCCGCCGTCTCCTCCTCTTCCATCACCCGCTTCCTCAGCTCGGCCGCCTCCTCCCTGTGCTGCCTCCTCTCCTGCTCCCACTCCGCCTCCTTGGACGTGAAGGCTCGCGCCTCCTGCTCCCTTACGCGTCTCATCTCCTTCATCTCTTCCTCTAGCGCCACTACTTTGGCTCTCAGTTCGTTGGTCTTCTTGCGGTGATCGGTGTGAGAACATTTGCTGGCGACACATCCCATGATGTTCTTGACCGGAGCCAACTCTTTTGGCGTGTTAGGGAAGGACCgataaaggaggagaagagcGACATGGACTGTCCAAGAAGAGGAGTCGCACTAACTTGTTTAATACgaaaaattttcagatttatTATTTAACCAGAATGTGACGTTGATAAAATCATGCGACTAACATAAACAAGTTCAAAAGTTTTTATGTGAAATCATCAAAAAATAGGAGaagaaatactataaataaattctcttatatgatactaaaaacgaggaaaaaaaaaaaaatctaggatgATATGTCCGAAGAAGAATATTTAAATGCTTTTGTTTGCCAACATATAAGACAGTCAGTCGATCAAGATTGATACAAAGGAAAACATAAGAATTTG
Protein-coding regions in this window:
- the LOC135675018 gene encoding uncharacterized protein LOC135675018, whose product is MGCVASKCSHTDHRKKTNELRAKVVALEEEMKEMRRVREQEARAFTSKEAEWEQERRQHREEAAELRKRVMEEEETAARGSRGAKEWLRLGTDCLVEHLKEERARREEAVEKWKQLYLAIKTELDDLIRRTRRERFYLGAEEGMIEPLEREAKAKEETVERLRSRVDKMEEEARKRDREIDILRQSLRILSNETNREEERSNSDSGTPTLRGKCRELR